Proteins encoded within one genomic window of Microbacterium sp. LKL04:
- a CDS encoding heavy metal translocating P-type ATPase, translating to MTCASCATRIERKLNKLPGVEASVNYATEKARVRAEGVETAQLIATVEAAGYAAAVPAPEPGAAEAEDETTPLRQRLLISAALSLPVALMSMIPPLQFENWQWLALTLAAPVAVWGAWPFHRAAAVNLRHGAATMDTLISLGVIASFGWSLYALFFGGAGMPGMTMTFTLVGAPQAGGHEIYLEVAALVTVFILTGRYIEARAKRASSEALRALLELGATDAAKLQNGVETRVPVSQLVVGDTVVVRPGEKIPSDGLVTAGMSSVDASMLTGESMPVEVAEGSRVVGATINVGGRLEVQVTRVGADTELARMRRLMEEAQTGKAEVQRLADRVSAVFVPVVIVLALAALVGWAIAGAPWELAFTAAVATLIIACPCALGLATPTALLVGTGRGSQLGILIRGPQVLEQTRTVDTIVLDKTGTVTTGRMSVTDVLPASVSREELLSVAAAVESGSEHPVARAIVAAAPTGRVESFQSHAGFGVQGVVEGAAVVAGRPSWLAEQWAVAVPADLPEGTVVAVARDGVYLGAIMVADTVKSSSGEAIARFRELGLEPILLTGDTESSAARVAAEVGISRVEAGVTPAGKLDTIRRLQGEGRVVAMVGDGVNDAAALAAADLGIAMGGGTDAAIAASDITVVSGDPIVVADAVRLARRTLGVIKGNLFWAFAYNVAAIPLAMAALLNPLVAAAAMALSSVFVVTNSLRLRGFQAVGRG from the coding sequence CCACCCGGATCGAGCGGAAACTCAACAAGCTCCCGGGCGTCGAGGCATCCGTCAACTACGCGACCGAGAAGGCGCGCGTCCGTGCCGAGGGCGTCGAGACGGCGCAGCTGATCGCGACCGTCGAAGCCGCAGGGTACGCCGCGGCGGTGCCGGCCCCTGAGCCCGGGGCGGCCGAGGCGGAGGACGAAACCACGCCGCTCCGCCAGCGGCTGCTGATCAGCGCGGCCCTCTCGTTGCCCGTCGCGCTGATGTCGATGATCCCGCCGCTGCAATTCGAGAACTGGCAGTGGCTCGCGCTGACCCTCGCGGCTCCGGTCGCGGTGTGGGGCGCGTGGCCGTTCCACCGTGCCGCCGCCGTCAACCTGCGCCACGGCGCGGCGACGATGGACACCCTCATCAGCCTCGGCGTCATCGCGTCGTTCGGCTGGTCGCTGTACGCCCTCTTCTTCGGCGGCGCGGGCATGCCCGGCATGACCATGACCTTCACGCTCGTCGGTGCGCCGCAGGCGGGCGGACACGAGATCTACCTCGAGGTCGCCGCGCTCGTCACGGTCTTCATCCTCACGGGCCGCTACATCGAGGCTCGCGCGAAGCGGGCGTCGTCCGAGGCGCTGCGCGCGCTGCTCGAACTCGGGGCGACGGATGCCGCAAAGCTGCAGAACGGCGTCGAGACCCGCGTGCCGGTCTCGCAGCTCGTCGTCGGCGACACGGTCGTCGTCCGCCCCGGCGAGAAGATCCCGTCGGACGGACTCGTCACCGCAGGGATGAGCAGCGTCGACGCGAGCATGCTCACGGGTGAGTCGATGCCCGTCGAGGTCGCTGAAGGGTCCCGCGTCGTCGGCGCGACGATCAACGTCGGTGGTCGACTCGAGGTGCAGGTCACCCGCGTCGGCGCCGACACGGAACTGGCGCGGATGCGGCGGCTCATGGAGGAGGCGCAGACCGGCAAGGCCGAGGTGCAGCGCCTCGCCGACCGCGTCTCGGCCGTCTTCGTGCCCGTCGTGATCGTGCTCGCGCTCGCCGCCCTCGTCGGCTGGGCGATCGCCGGTGCGCCGTGGGAGCTCGCCTTCACCGCTGCCGTCGCGACGCTCATCATCGCCTGCCCGTGCGCGCTCGGGCTCGCGACCCCGACCGCCCTGCTGGTGGGAACCGGGCGCGGGTCGCAGCTCGGCATCCTCATCCGTGGTCCGCAGGTGCTCGAGCAGACCCGTACCGTCGACACGATCGTGCTCGACAAGACGGGCACCGTCACGACCGGACGCATGAGCGTGACCGACGTGCTGCCTGCGAGCGTGTCCCGCGAGGAGCTTCTCTCGGTCGCGGCGGCCGTCGAATCGGGGTCGGAGCACCCCGTCGCCCGCGCGATCGTCGCGGCGGCGCCGACGGGGCGCGTCGAGTCGTTCCAGTCGCACGCCGGATTCGGTGTGCAGGGTGTCGTCGAGGGGGCGGCGGTCGTCGCCGGCCGGCCGTCGTGGCTCGCCGAGCAGTGGGCCGTTGCCGTGCCCGCCGATCTGCCCGAAGGGACGGTCGTGGCGGTCGCGCGCGACGGTGTGTACCTCGGCGCGATCATGGTCGCTGACACGGTCAAGTCGTCGAGCGGGGAAGCGATCGCGCGGTTCCGCGAGCTCGGGCTCGAGCCGATCCTGCTGACCGGCGACACCGAGTCCTCTGCAGCTCGGGTCGCCGCTGAGGTCGGGATCTCCCGCGTCGAGGCCGGCGTGACACCGGCGGGCAAGCTCGACACGATCCGCCGTCTGCAGGGCGAGGGCCGGGTCGTCGCGATGGTGGGCGACGGTGTCAACGACGCCGCGGCGCTCGCAGCCGCCGACCTCGGGATCGCGATGGGCGGCGGCACGGACGCGGCGATCGCGGCATCCGACATCACCGTCGTCTCGGGCGACCCGATCGTCGTCGCCGACGCGGTGCGTCTCGCGCGGCGGACCCTGGGCGTCATCAAGGGCAACCTGTTCTGGGCGTTCGCGTACAACGTCGCCGCGATCCCGCTCGCGATGGCCGCGCTGCTGAACCCGCTCGTCGCCGCGGCGGCCATGGCACTGTCGTCGGTGTTCGTGGTGACCAACAGCCTGCGCCTGCGCGGGTTCCAGGCGGTCGGGCGGGGCTGA
- a CDS encoding VanZ family protein, with protein MSTNPFGEVPVLPVAIPLGIALFVLLIAVLARRNKLTWARAVTAVVVAVYAAGIFANTIFPIYLSPVDSGEPWTPKLALVPLYDYEVDDALMNIAVFVPLGVLIPLLMRRSSWVKVVLAAVSVSLGIELAQLVAQAFFAGGHIADVNDLMWNTVGGVAGYAVYLLALRIPGLSSLVRLFRWHDDAAPRTVASARHAGTAS; from the coding sequence GTGTCCACAAACCCTTTCGGCGAGGTCCCCGTCCTGCCCGTAGCGATCCCGCTCGGCATCGCGCTGTTCGTCCTGTTGATCGCCGTGTTGGCGCGTCGGAACAAGCTCACGTGGGCTCGCGCCGTGACAGCCGTCGTCGTCGCGGTCTACGCCGCCGGGATCTTCGCCAACACGATCTTCCCGATCTACCTGTCGCCCGTCGACAGCGGTGAGCCGTGGACCCCGAAGCTCGCGCTGGTGCCGTTGTACGACTACGAGGTCGACGACGCGCTCATGAACATCGCGGTCTTCGTGCCGCTGGGAGTTCTGATCCCGCTCCTCATGCGTCGCTCGTCCTGGGTGAAGGTCGTGCTGGCCGCCGTCTCGGTCAGTCTGGGGATCGAGCTCGCGCAGTTGGTTGCGCAAGCGTTCTTCGCTGGCGGTCACATCGCCGACGTCAACGACCTGATGTGGAACACCGTGGGCGGCGTCGCCGGCTACGCGGTCTACCTGCTCGCCCTGCGCATCCCCGGCCTGTCCTCGCTCGTCCGCCTGTTCCGGTGGCATGACGACGCGGCGCCACGGACGGTGGCGAGCGCTCGTCACGCCGGAACGGCTTCCTGA
- a CDS encoding CsbD family protein encodes MGLDDKIKNAAQDIAGKAKEALGDHRGDEELRREGEADQREANLKKAGENVKDVFK; translated from the coding sequence ATGGGTCTCGACGACAAGATCAAGAACGCTGCGCAGGACATCGCCGGCAAGGCGAAGGAAGCCCTGGGCGACCACCGCGGTGACGAGGAACTTCGCCGTGAGGGCGAAGCCGACCAGCGCGAAGCGAACCTCAAGAAGGCCGGCGAGAACGTCAAGGACGTGTTCAAGTAA